CATGAATTCTTTATATAAGTTTCCTGTTAAGTTCATTGGCCATTTGGGAACCTCAGTGATGGGGAATGGACCAGCTGAGGAGGCAGCTTATTCTGTTGTCAAATGGCCATTAATTGTTAGAAAAGTTTTATGCTCAGTCAGAAtctgtttccttttaaattgttTCCTTTAATTCTATTTCTCTGACTTTTGGGACCAAACTCAGGATAAGGTTTATCTTCTTCTATATCACAACcaaatttttttattcaacatataatcataaaaatgctatatactattttttaaaaattagttttggtACTAATGACatacatagatatttataaaccaaatatttatttcagaagatATTGAGTGAGTACATCTAAACTTTAAAACATCTGAAATAGATTCATCAGCAGTGAgcttgaataaagaaaaaaaaatctcaaatagaATAGCtgattataataattttcatgtAGTTATCCAAAGCAAAGCTTTGCTGAACACAAAACTTGTTTATTCACATActtagaaaggaaagagagtGTGTTGTACTGCCCATACCTACAAATAATTTAGAGAGGAGAGATTATTTACCTCATTGTTCAAGTCGTAGGTGCAGTtacaagtttctttttttgaaacgTACGCAAAGGGTTGCAAGCTGATGAATTAGTTTTCCATTGAAACAATGTTCCGTGGTATCTTCCAGCCAGCCCAGGAAAACCTACTAATAGTTAATAGAGTGCCCAAACACTGAGCCttcatttacaataaaaaatagaaaatgtggcaaaaaacagtaaacaggaaaaattaaattgaacTAGAAATAGTGGGTGGGATGATGTGATCGCTGTAATTGAACATTGGTGCTTAAGGTTAAAACATTTTCTGGATGACACCTTTCTCTTGGCAGCATGCCTTTGTCAGTCTGCTCCATTAGTTTGTAGCTTTGGCTTTTCTCTGCTTCAGTGCTGAGTTTCCTAggaatgggagtggggaggagcagggaggagctgCAGTACTGAAGGGAAACAAAAGGTACCTTGGGTAAGGTCTGCTGCTATCTCTGCTTGTACGGACTGTGTAGGGAAGTGAGGAGGCTTATTCTTTGGGAACACAGTCAATGCTGGGAAACAGGATTCTGACTGTGAAGTAGACATGTTCCTGTCCCATGCATGCTTCGCCCATCTCTGACCCCAGCTTCTCCACTGCTTTATATGTCCCATAAGACTCATTGTACTTTACAACCTTCAAAATAACCACATAATAATAGGTTATTTTATTGTCTCATCTGTAATATTGTTTATATGTCAAATATTTTAGAGACTGCTTATACACATTTGAGGGTGTTTTGAATCTGTCTTAAAACAGAGGGGGGGAATATGTTTTATTAGCATGTGCAAACCATGAGAATAAAGATACAAGTTATTTCCCACAAGCCACTTTTTGTGGTGAtatattaaattctatttattaacACCTATACTGTACAAAGACTCTAAGTAGATCCATTTCCTGTCCTCTGGCAGtcattatttattctctttttttctttctctacccgTTACTTTGAGATATAAATGGGAGTCCAGAATTTTTAgtcatttgttaatatttgtctTCATAGAAAGAGATctgagaaaaaattattctatttaatgatatttgtttattagaagatgaattttttttaaaaagtttatggaAACCTCCCCTAGGAGCCAATTTTTACCATTTAGGGaatcttatttagaaataaacctGTGGAATGTTAAGCTTCTTAGAAGTATCCTGTTAGTGAAATAGCCAACTGATAACTGTGTTGAAAATAATAGTCCTAATTTCTCCTTTGCtcaatatatgattatattactgttgaataaaattataaagactccttttactcaaaaattttaaaattaaacacaaagtaaAATCTGTTAAATCATTGTCTTTTTATGAAAGCAAAGTATTAATAAGGagctaattatttataaaaatgtggtTTAAGAACAATAGTAGGGTTACCTTGAATTAGGACACTCAACTATGAAACTGTATGAGAATCACTTTAAACTTCTAGCAAATGTATGTCTGTTTCAtctaaatatgtaatatattttccctttaatcccccacccccatttttatttttaattcaagatTCATAATCGATATGAAGGCAAGGATGTTTCGAAGCACAAACGGAATTTGGCCATAGCAGGTGGTGTGACATTGTCTGTAATTGTATCTCCAGTAGTAGCTGCAGTGACTGTAGGTAAGAAAATCCTGAAAAATACTGATTACCTCGAATTTTATGGAGTTAAAGTTTTGTGGAAGGAACATTGTGGAagtgttatatttttgttaactataagagagttacatttttatttaaggaCAATTTAAGTTGAGCCTATAGAAAATCTCTCATTGGTTAAAAGTGTTATAGACTCAAGAGCCTAGCCTTAGAGTAGCTAATAAATTGTTAATGGTTGTTACCCTTTTGCCCCAAATACAGcacttaaaaacaaagtttatatctctttatctctttttttttttccttctgtgtgtCACCTAAAAGTCTGGGAGCATTGAATTTGCTTGTGTTCCTTGACAGCTGGATAAATCCACTTTTGGCAAGTGTTCCAGCCAAATTTTTAGAACCCTAGCACTTTTCTCCTATACACCTTCTCTTGAAAAGACTTTCTAAAACTCACATTTCtgtgatgttttttgtttgtttttataatgacTAATTTAATTCCTCTTTAGGTATTGGTGTTCCTATTATGTTAGCTTATGTCTATGGCGTTGTTCCAATTTCTCTCTGTCGAAGTGGAGGTTGTGGAGTCTCAGCAGGCAATGGAAAAGGAGTCAGGATTGAATTTGATGatgaaaatgatataaatgtTGGTGGAACTAACACAGCTGTAGGTAAGTCCAttaagcaaaggaagaaaatgtgtttGTTAATAGTTTAAGTCGGGGGAGACCATAGATAACATGCAAGTCAGAATTTCCATTGCCCTCCTTTTTACTAGGCCTCATAATATTCATCCAGAAGTACATCAGTAAAATGAACTGGCAAGGGAAGGTATATGGATGAAAGAAGGTTGAATAATTCTAGGTAACCTAACCTCTAATGGAAATATAATGTCCTAGAAATCCTAAACTTTTCATCTTAAATTTTGCCTAAAACATAAAtcactaagaaagaaaaggacataaaGAGAAATACAGCTCATAAAAGAACTACAAATGACCAgtaaataacttgaaaatatctTCAACTTGgtgttatttaaagaaatgtgaattaGAACAATAGCTAGCAGAGATTAAGGAAAAGGCCTTTATAGACTTCCAGTAGGAGTATAAgttaaaccttttttaaaaaaagtgcatgttcggctgggcgtggtggctcacgcctgtaatcctagcactctgggaggctgaggtgggtgggatcatttgagctcaggagttcgagaccagcctgagcaagagcgagaccccatctctactataaatagaaagaaattagccaaacaactaaaaatatatagaaaaaattagctgggcatggtggcacatgcctgtagtcccagctacttgggaggctgagacaggaggatcgcctgagcccaggagtttgaggttgctgtgagccaggctgataccacgacactctagcccaggcaacagagttgagactctgtctcaaaaagaaaaaaaaaaagtgcatgttCTATATTCTGGCAGTCTTGTTATAGAAATTTGCCTTAAGGAGGTAATCAGGCAGATGTATAAAGATAATGTCTACTTCTCTACCTTCTATTATTTCTTGAACTCACCTCAATCAAATTTTTGTCCCTACCattccaaaattttatctctaccATTCACTAGAGCAGTTATCAGTTATCTACCATTCACTAGAGCAGGTAACAGCTTCCATGTTACCAAAGATAGTGGTCAATTCTTGGTCCTCATCTTAATATAACAGTAACCTGACATGGTAGACCGTGCCCTCCTTCTTGCAACATTTCTTTACTTGTCTTCTGGGGATCCACATCTTACCATATCTCCTGGCCActccttctgtttctttgctgacTTATTTTCCTCTACTAACCTCTAAATATTTATCTCCTGGGCTCACTTCTCAGACaacttttcttatttatctatactttctcctttctcatctattaatattaaataatatatagattGGCCTTTCTGTAAATTTATATCTAGGCTAGAACTGTCCCCTGAACTTCAAACTTGTATATGTAATTCTCCTCTTTAATCTGCACTTGAGTGTCTGACAAAGTTTTCAAGTCTAACTTGTCTATAACCAAACTCTGCTCTAAAACTTGTTCTTCCCTCAGTCATACTCACCTCAGTAGGTAgattcttttctgttcttcctgTTGCTTGAGTGAAAAATCTTCACTTGCAGTGACTCCCTATGTTCCCATCATACCCTACATCTGATCTATCAGCAATTTCTGCTGCTTCCTTCAATATTTACCATAATCTAACCTCTTCTTATAATTAGTGTGAGCTACTGTCCTCTTTCCTGGATTGTTATAATAGCCTCTTAACTGATCTGTCAGCTTCTCAGCTTCCACTCACTATTCCACAGTGCAGCCATAGTCATACCTCTAAAACATGTCTAATCGTGTCCTTGTAATACTCACAACTTCCCCAGTGGCTTCTAACTGTATTGGGGGAAAAGAATCCAAAGTCCTTATCATGGCCCAAAAGGCCCCACATGATCTACTCCAACAATGTCTCTGAGTTTATCTCTTGTCACCCTCCTATTTTATGCTATCCTTCCTTGATTTTTGAGGATGCCAAACATGCTCCTACTTCTAAACTTACAATTCTCTCCACCTGGAGTACTCTTCCCCGGATCATTTCATATAGCACACTCCTTCACTTTCTTTGAGTCTCTACAAGTGTTACCTTGTcaaagaggccttccctgatcacATCATATAAAATGGTACACAGATATGCATATACATGCACTTTTTATCACTCTCATTGCCCTgtactctgctttatttttttccctcatagCATTTATCAACATATGATTAGGTATATAAGCAGGAACTCACATATTGGCACAAATAAATGAATCCTTCAATACAACATGTGTACAGAGTACTGTAAGATTTGAATATCAAATTGATGTTAGCAGATTTTGTAATAGCTACAGACAGAATTGTTATGTAGCAATCAACTTTTGGCCCATTCTTATTGACCTAGAGAATAATAAGCCCTTTAAATGACACGTTTGTTGAAAACTATTGCATAATTTTCCTCCAAAGTCAGCTAAAATTTTCAACAATCAAATTCTTTATAGAATTCCTAAAtcttctggattttaaaaaaatattaatgaccATTTAAGATTGAAGGTTAGTCCCTGATCCAACTGTACTCTCTGAAATATTTCCCTTTACTCTTACCCCATAGTTATATGTCCTTGACTCCAGATATCTTTTCCATTCCTGTTTTATactttatgtaataaaatgtcTTATCTGAAATCATAGAGGAATTTAAGAAGGGCAAATTGATAATCATACTTACTTTGAAATGTTTGCATTTAGATACAACATCAGTAGCAGAAGCAAGACATAACCCTAGCATAGGGGAGGGAAGTGTTGGTGGTCTGACTGGCAGTTTGAGTGCAAGTGGAAGCCACATGGATCGAATAGGAGCCATTCGAGACAACCTGAGTGAAACAGCTAGCACCATGGCACTAGCTGGAGCTAGTATAACAGGGAGTCTTTCGGGAAGTGCTATGGTAAATTGTTTTAACAGGTAAGAAATAGCAGCATGTTTGGGTttgtatttttctgctttctgttaactataaattattaattagaaAGTTATTAGGAAAATTATGAAAACAGCATGATGATTATATATAACCCTACTATATCAGAGTTGAAAATAGTAATGTTCAAAACAACTTCTACCAATTTGTTCAGTGCACTTgtcatattttatgttataaatcaTGCTGGAGCTGCTTCAATGGACACTGAAGTTAAGGTAGTACTTAAGCCTAGACCTTACCTTTGGGAGTAACAAGAGCTAGATGTTAGGAGATGGGACTCTGGCTGAGGCATGGGGAATAAGTGGAGTCAGGACATCCAGGAATGCATGCACTGTGGGTCCTTTTATGTATTAATGGTTACTTCATTTTCACCAAGTCTTTTACCAATAGCCATACAAATAAGTAGGaaaaattaatgtgtttttaTCTTCTCTTGTTTCCTCTTTGATTCACTGTTCTTTACTTCTGTTTAttagctttgatttcttttaaatgtaggAGACAACACATGAATTAAAAGACAATTTagtaatatttatcttatttttaggTAGTTTATAGAAACTCTTTAAGTTATAGTggtatatatattattatctcttatttaaaaagttagatgTTATTTATACAGCCATCTTTAATATAGTTGCCCAGGATTTTTGGATTTACTGATCTGTCATATTTAATGGTCGATAATGTACTCTGACTTTGTGTTTTGCACTGAAACATTACAAAGTACCACATCCTGAGTGAGAATAATGGAGCATATTTAAGttaaaatcctttttatattttttgtgttattCTGTTACTACCTTACTTGGCAGACAGTTGATTTTTCCCATTCCCTTTGGATGACTGGTACTGTTCATTGTGCTGTAACAGAATTTGAATAatcaaataagaagaaataagcaaaaaaataatggtttctaaaatagctttttattaCTAGGGTTCTTAACTGAATTATTCAAAGATACATATTATGGCAGTGCTgatattatgtataatttttgtttttatctgtacCTCCCTCTTTTAAGATTGGAAGTACAAGCAGATGTACAGAAAGAACGGTACAGTCTGAGTGGAGAATCTGGCACAGTCAGCTTGGGAACAGTTAGTGATAATGCCAGCACCAAAGCAATGGCAGGATCCATTCTGAATTCCTACATACCATTGGACAAGTAAggaaaaaattgttataaaatcagaagtatttttaaaattaattttaaaggaattatcTCTATCATTAGGCAAAATTATCATGAAAAATGGTTACCAACTATTAAGtccttaaggaaaagaaaatggggagatgtccagaataggcaaatccatacagacagaaagtagattaatggttgccaggaggtggggtggggactgggtgggagggaagaatAGGAACTTAGGAACTGTCTGCTAATGGGTATAGGTTTCTTttagggatgatgaaaatgttctgaaattaagtggtggtggttgcacatctctgaatatactaaaaatcactgaattgtgcactttaagtgaattttatggtatataaattgtatctaaataaaggcatttttggttttttttaaaaagaaggtagCATAATGCCTAGAATAGCATAAGCAATAAATGCATCTACTACtgttaaaaaaattgaagcattataaaagcaGTTCTATTTCAAGTGGTTTTTTTAAGTAGACTGTGTCCTGCATTAATGTGTTCTGACAGCTTTTATATagtgtttgaattttttacatAGAAACCCTTCCTGCTTTGCTGTCatctgaataaaattaaaaaggaaatcagaaattatatttgttaCTTTTATGTTTCAGAGAAGGCAACAGTATGGAGGTGCAAGTAGATATTGAATCAAAGCCATCCAAATTCAGGCACAACAGTGGAAGCAGTAGTGTGGACGATGGCAGTGCCACCCGAAGTCATGCTGGTGGTTCATCCGGTGGCTTGCCTGAAGGTAAATCCAGTGCCACCAAGTGGTCCAAAGAAGcaacagcaggaaaaaaatccaaaagtggTAAATTGAGGAAAAAGGGTAACATGAAGATAAATGAGACCAGAGAGGACATGGATGCACAGTTGTTAGAACAACAAAGCACGAACTCAAGTGAATTTGAGGCTCCGTCCCTCAGTGACAGTATGCCATCTGTAGCAGATTCCCACTCTagtcatttttctgaatttagttGTTCTGACCTAGAAAGCATGAAAACTTCTTGTAGCCATGGTTCCAGTGATTATCATGCCCGCTTTGCTACCGTTAACATTCTTCCTGAGGTAGAAAATGACCGTCTGGAAAATTCCCCACATCAGTGTAGCATATCTGTGCTTACCAAAACTGCTTCATGTTCAGAAGTTCCACAGTTGAATCATATTGCTGAAGAACATGGtaacaatggaataaaacctaatgttgatttatattttggtgatgcattaaaagaaacaaataacaacCACTCACATCAGACAATGGAATTAAAAGTTGCAATTCAGACTGAAATTTAGGCCCATTAATGCTGCAAAATAATTACCACTGAACAACCTTGTTTGGAGTTGATTGAACTACATGCGACTACTTTGAGTTTCAAGTTACCAGCAAAGCCGGGTTTCATAATCATAATGCAGATACATTTTCTGTGTTCAGCAAAGCATTGTGTTCCATGTGGATCTTAATTACCAAACTATGAAATGAAGGCTTTAAAAGTGCATTATTGTAAAGATAATAAATCTTAAGAGCAAAGCATGTTTTGTGTATTTGCCACAAAACATTTCTTGAAGCACATACTTATGTGTATTTAGATAAAAATTTGGCTTaatttataatcaatataaaGTACTAATGCAGTTCTATAGCATTCTTAAGAAGAAAACTTGAGGCTTAGGAATAAGTGGTTAGTGATATTTTATTGAGACCACTAAGGGTTAGTGTTTAAAAGAACTTTGCAGGTTACTCTCAGTATATGATACTCTTTGTAACATTTCTATTTATATCTGggcataaatttcattttttttctgcatatgcaATGTGGATATATAAAGCTTAATGCAGCCCATTTGCTACCATTTGGATACTTAGACACTTTGAGCAAGATTGTGGCAGTTTTTGCACAACTTTGAAATAGAAATACCTGGTACTCTATATATCTTGTATATTGTTGATACCatcttagaagaaaaatgtaaaggtaGGTAATTAAGTACATTGACAGCAGTAatataataagatatataaaaCTGCAAAGTAAAATCCCATTAGGTTATAAGTATTACAAAAAAGTCACCTTTCCCAAAGAGGAAATTTGCACCCTGTTGATTCTTGGTGCCTTTGGGATAGACTGGGTTTTAAGGGCCTGGTTGTTTGAGGATTTTGCTGTATTGTTTTCCACAATGCTTCTCTGGTCACCTTggattatatagaaaaatacagcAAATAGATAAGCATGAATGTGATTAATAATAATGCTGAAAAAGTATTAGCCTACCAAAGACACACTCAGGCTTTAGTGAATAACTTTATGTAACCTCAATTTTTAACACATGCATATATTCTCCAACCATGAAATCGAAGCATGGTGCAGAGTTTGTACCAAGTATAAAAGATTCGCTTATGgttggctattttttctttttcttttgtttatggaAGTTGTTCAGCTGACATAAGCAGAAGTTGGCCAACATCCTGCCTATACTGTTAACTTCCTGTATAATTCACTTAAATAAAGTAGGTTAACCTCAATGATAGCAGTTAAAATGTCCTATCTTATGTGTTTCCTTTAAGTATTACCAGTATGGTGCTACGGagcattttcttttgataaaaagaaaaatgccatggGCTGCAGTCTTCTTCCATCACGTTTGCTCACCAGGTCCATTAATATGCTTAAAACACTAGTGCcagttattttatttgataatgcTTATTatggtatttgtatatttgtttgcATTCCAATTTTGTTCAATAATGAGTGTGTAAACTGCATAcgtgaaataaatgtaaatactaATGTATTGCTACCTTTTGGTATTGTGCACAGGTGTTTTTTTAAGAGCAGGAATAGTCATTTGCCATGTGGTAGTCATAAATATTGCAGGCCATTGTGATGATTTTGTCTTCTGGTCTCAGCCCAAAGGGAAACATTTGCTGAACTTTTCAACAGTGTTAAACACTATCCTTTCTTCATATCTAATTCCTGCCTTTCTTTATTCATcaacataatttcattttttaaagtaaattggtTGAGTTTAATGAGTAAAAAGATCTATCATTAAATTGTGAAAAGAGATCATTATTATAAGTATTCACCTTAGAAAAGTAAGGAGATCTCAAAAGACTAAAAGATTCTACTCTGGCAACATTACATTATGAAACTTGAGCTATTTATATTCAACATAACAGGAATCAAATGTTTTCTATTCTTGTAGCTTCTATAAAATGCATAGATGGCTTTTGTTTTCCTGGTGCACAGATAATACTTCATGAAAATGATTTGTATGAATATGTTGACTGTCTTCTTGACATTTCTGTAAAAGGCTAAAGATGAAATGGAAAGCTAAATGATTTTAGGAATAATACAACAAAAGTGGTGTCATTTCGGAGGCCAGTGCATTCAGTTCACCCTGTCCTTTTCTGCTTGTACCCCACAACCAGTACCACTACTTTCATTTTCACCTAGACTTTTCAGCTGGCTTCAAATGTTCCTTGTCTCCCAGATCCTTCAAAGATGGATTAATTTAGGACTGAGCCAGATTCCCTTGGAGCTCAACTCTGGGCTAGCTTAGAACAAGAGAATACCAGGGTATTCAGGACAAACCTTAACTCACTgaagtctttttaaaatcctttgtaCTTTGTTTCTTTAAGCCCTATAAGAAAAATCACCTGTTAGTGAGAAAAGAATACTATTATAATAGTATAACCTACTGTTGATTATGTAGACTACCAGTTTAACAGGTAGATTCTCTTAGATGTATAAATTCCCAGCTTCAGAGCACTGAATTAGTTAGCTTTTTATGCTAAATGCACATAATCCATCACTTGTAACTTATTTTTGCTAGAAATTGGGTTAATTTGTAAATAAGACAGACTTCCCATAGCATATTGTCTCTAGACTTGGATTACCAAAAGATATATGTTGAAAACCATCAGAGCTATTAATTCCCACATGATATGAGTGAGATAACTAAACTCCTGCTTCATAGATCATTTTGCCTTTCCATTTAGAGTCATCAAGATTCTCAAGgctatattttatatgatttcattttgtatagatttgttgttaaatttatttctcttattaaattGTAAGATATCATTACTAAAAGCCAGTGTTTATATACTGGTTGATTTTTGAATGCCCAAAATAGTATTCTAAATTTGGGGAGAGTTATGTTATTTAGGTAGTTATCATTTAATAGATAAATAGTGAAAAGGAgtttgtagtttttaaatttagatcAAATTGAATCACTATATTCATATGCTAGTcagaatttttgttatttctaccaatttatttattcattcaacaatgtaACGAAGGTAGATGCTGGAAAGATAGCATAGTACCAAATAAATATACTGGCTTCAAAGAAAGAGCTTATAGTtgggagaaagacaaaaatatcacatAGCTTAAAATAATATAACCAGATGTAAAATAACAGATGATGgttttgttatgaaaaattaGAGGCAGGGGCAATAGAGTGACTGGGATTATTGGGAAGTAGTACTGTTTTATACAAGGCAAACAGGAAAGGTCTCTACTAAGGACATTTGCACAAGatctaaaggaaatgaagaaggaaCCATGTAGGCATACCTGGTGAACGAGCAGTTCAGAAACACATCTTCTCCAAGGTGAGTTAATGGACAATTTTGACATCAATCTTGGAATTTGAGTTTGATATCTAGCAGGGCAAGTCTGCCACCTTGTTTTTCTTGGAGAATATCTTGATTGTTTTTGGCACTTTACATTTCCATAAACAGAATAACCTTTGAGTTCTACCAATTTTGAttggtattacattgaatctataattATCCTTATAGAagccttttatatcttttgttgaATTTTATCCCAGGTACTTGatattttttatactattatagtagtatctttttaaaatgtcattttctgtttattactgatagtatatagaaataccattgattttgtataatttatatctGGAGACTCTTACTCTTTTAATTCCAATAGTTTAGTTCTTTGTGATATCTGTGTACACATCatcatttttgagtatttttatttaataaacacatttaaagtGCTTTGAAGTATCACTTTGtaagcactttttaaatattaacttatttactCAGAAAAAACCTACGAAGGGCGGGGTATACTTATTATCTGTGCTTTACAAATGAGGTGACTGAGGCCGGAAGCAGTGGCTcgtgtctataatcctagcactatgggaggctgaggagggaggattgcttgaggtcaggag
This genomic interval from Microcebus murinus isolate Inina chromosome 7, M.murinus_Inina_mat1.0, whole genome shotgun sequence contains the following:
- the RNF19A gene encoding E3 ubiquitin-protein ligase RNF19A; this encodes MQEQEISFISKYNEGLCINTDPDLIFMNILDMSLHRQMGSDRDLQSSASSVSLPSVKKAPKKRRISIGSLFRRKKDNKRKSRELNGGVDGIASIESIHSEMCTDKNSIFSTNTSSDNGLTSISKQIGDFIECPLCLLRHSKDRFPDIMTCHHRSCVDCLRQYLRIEISESRVNISCPECTERFNPHDIRLILSDDVLMEKYEEFMLRRWLVADPDCRWCPAPDCGYAVIAFGCASCPKLTCGREGCGTEFCYHCKQIWHPNQTCDAARQERAQSLRLRTIRSSSISYSQESGAAADDIKPCPRCAAYIIKMNDGSCNHMTCAVCGCEFCWLCMKEISDLHYLSPSGCTFWGKKPWSRKKKILWQLGTLVGAPVGIALIAGIAIPAMIIGIPVYVGRKIHNRYEGKDVSKHKRNLAIAGGVTLSVIVSPVVAAVTVGIGVPIMLAYVYGVVPISLCRSGGCGVSAGNGKGVRIEFDDENDINVGGTNTAVDTTSVAEARHNPSIGEGSVGGLTGSLSASGSHMDRIGAIRDNLSETASTMALAGASITGSLSGSAMVNCFNRLEVQADVQKERYSLSGESGTVSLGTVSDNASTKAMAGSILNSYIPLDKEGNSMEVQVDIESKPSKFRHNSGSSSVDDGSATRSHAGGSSGGLPEGKSSATKWSKEATAGKKSKSGKLRKKGNMKINETREDMDAQLLEQQSTNSSEFEAPSLSDSMPSVADSHSSHFSEFSCSDLESMKTSCSHGSSDYHARFATVNILPEVENDRLENSPHQCSISVLTKTASCSEVPQLNHIAEEHGNNGIKPNVDLYFGDALKETNNNHSHQTMELKVAIQTEI